TGCGATGGCCGGGGGGCCGCGCGCCTTTTTGCGCAGTGTCGAGGGCGCCGAAGACGATGCCGAGGCTGGCGCCAAAGCCATGCGCCGTCTGCGCGTCAAAGCGGGCGACGTCGTGATCGGCGTGGCCGCAAGCGGCACCACGCCGTTCACCGTGTCGGCATTGCGCGCGGCACGGCGGCAAAAAGCCGTCACGATCGCGTTGGCAAGCAACCCCAAAACGCCGCTCTTGTCGGCGGCGGCGTTTCCGATTCTGGTCGAAACCGGCAGCGAAGCGATCGCCGGTTCCACGCGCATGAAGGCGGGCACGGCACAGAAGATCGTGCTCAATCTTCTGTCGACCGGCATCATGCTGCGCTTGGGCCGCGTCTATCGCGGGCTCATGGTCAATATGCGCCCGACCAACGCCAAGTTGCGGCGGCGCGCCGAAGCGATGGTCGCCAAGCTCGGGCATTGCACGGTGCAAGAAGCTGCAAGCGCTTTGGATGCGGCCAAAGGCGAGATCAAACTTGCCGTACTTCTGCGCGCAGGTCTTGGCCTTGCAAAAGCGCGGGCACTGCTCAAGCGCCATGACGGACGTTTGCGCGCCGCCCTCGCCGAAATCGAGACCGACCGATGAGTGCGGCTCTTGGCGAAATCCGGCTCGATCCGAAGAGTCCGACGCCGCTTTATCTGCAATTGGCCGAAAGCATCCGCAATCTGATTGCCGAGGGGCGCATTCGCACGGGCGATGCCTTGCCCTCCGAGCGCGAACTCAGCCAGACGAGCGGCATTTCGCGCGTGACGGTGCGCAAGGCGATCGATGCGCTGTTCCGCGAGGGACTCTTGTCGCGCCGTCACGGCTCAGGGACCTACATCGCCCCGCGCATCGAACAACCCGCAGCTTTGCTTGCTGGCTTTTCGGCGGACATGGCGAGCCGCGGCATGAAGCCGGGTTCGCAGCTGATCGAGCATTTGGTGGGGGCGCCCACGCCCGAAGAAGCGCTTGCGTTGGGCTTGGGCATCGGTGCGACGGTGCGGCGCCTGGCGCGCGTGCGCACGGCCGACGGCGAGCCGCTCGCGATCGAGCGCGCGGCGATTCCGACGTCGTTTTTGCCGCACTACGCGCCGCAGGATTCGTCGCTCTATGTCGCCCTCGAACAGCGCGGCTACCGGCCCGTGCGCGGTTTGCAGCGCCTTCAGGCGTCGCTGGCCTCGCCAAGCGAAGCGGCCCTGCTCGGCATCCCGACAGGGGCTGCGATCCTGCGCATCGAGCGGCGCTCGTTTCTTGCGAACGGCACCCCGGTCGAGTTCACGCGCTCGGCCTATCGCGGCGACCGCTACGATTTCATCGCCGACGTGAGCGAGCTCAAGCGCGAAAGCAAAGTCTGATGTCGGCGATGGCCGACGAGATCGCCGAATGCGCGCGCGTGGTGCGCGGCATTCGCTTGCGTGGCGCCGAGATCGCGGCCGTCGCAGTCCGCCTCGATCTCGGCTCTGCCAAGCTCGCACTTGTGTGCGGACGCGGCAGTTCCGGCCATGCGGGCGTGCATTTGCGCTATCTGATCGAAACGCGCCTGGGATTGCCGGTTTCGAGTGTGGCGCCGTCGGTCTTCTCGGCCTTCAAAGGCGACATGCGGCTCGATCGCGTGCCGTTTTTTGTGATCTCGCAATCAGGCCGCAGCCCGGATCTTGTCGTCGCAACGCAAAAGGCGCGCGCTTGCGGTGCGCGCACGGTCGCGATCGTCAACGACGTGCATTCGCCCGTTGCTGAAGCCGCCGAATTCGTGCTGCCGCTCGAGGCGGGCTCCGAAATCTCGGTCGCGGCCACAAAGTCCGTCGTGGGCTCGATGGCGCTTGGGGCTGGTCTCGTTGCAGCACTCGCGCAGGATGCCGTGCTCGACCAAGCGCTCGATCGTTTGCCCGATCGGCTCGAGTCCGCATTGTCGCTCGATTGGCAGAAGCTGCTCGCACCGCTTGGCGAGGCGCAATGCGCCTTCGCGATCGCGCGCGGCTTTGGCCTCGGCGCCGCGCGTGAGATTGCGCTGAAGCTTGCCGAAACCTTGCGCCTGCCGGCCTTCGCCTACAGTGCAGCCGAGTTTCTGCACGGGCCGCGCGCGTCGTTGGGTGCGCGCATGCCAGTGATCGTTTTGCGTTTGGGCGACGAAACGGCGGAGTCTGTCGATGCGACGGTGCGTACGTTACGCGCAGCAGGGCAGGCGGTCTTTGTGTGTGGCGGCGACGGCGATCTTGCTTGGATCGCCGACGATCATCCAGCCATCGATTCGATTGCGATGCTCGTCCCGGCCTATCGGTTGATCGAGCAAGCAACCCGACGCGCCGGTTTCGATCCCGACAATCCGCCGCATCTCAAGAAGATCACTGAAACTTTATAGGGCGTCGATGCCGTGCGGGTCGATTCGGTGCCAATGAAGTGGAACGCGGTATTTAGTTACGTCAGGCCGACCATTTATGCACAGGCCGATCCATCGAGATATTATTAGGTTTTCTTATATCTTGGCCTGGGGCTGTCATTTGATTTTATTTAAATTTTCTACAATGCTGTTCTTAAAGCGTTAATTTGCATCTTGTTGATTAGGGAAGTTTATTAAATCGATGTGCCCTTAGTTTAGGCAGAACGCAATAAGGTGCGACATAAATGCTGCGTTTTCGACCGATTGAACTTGTCAATTTGAGACGCAAAGTGCTAATTTTAGATAATTATTGTTAATGGCGAACTGATCAGCCGTTCTACTTTGCTACCGTAAGGCCTTGTGAGGGAGTTGGTGTTATCACCATTTCGCTGAACGCATCGGGCGGATTGAATTCGTTCTCGTCCTCCAACGTTACGATCAACGGTGGGGCAGGAGACGACACAGTCGTATTCACCGGTCCGGTGACTGCGGGTGCGATCAATTTGGGTGGCGGCAACGATCAACTGATCCTGACGACCGGCGACAACCGGGTCAATGTTTCGGGCATTGAGTCGATCTCAGCGAATACCGGCAGCGATACGTTGTCGATCACGGCAGCACAGACCGCGGGCTTCGTCGATCTCGGCGCGGGCGCCGACCGCCTCAATCTTGCGAATTTCGACAATGCGCTGACCGTCGCGAATGCCGAGACGATCGTTGCCGGCACCGGCAACGACACGATCGTGCTCGCGGGCGCGCAGACGGCAGGCTCGATCAATCTCGGTGCCGGCAACGACCGCCTCGTTCTGGCGGCCGGCACCGACAACAGCTTCACGATGAGCAACGTGGAAACGCTCGTCGCGGGCTCGGGCAGCGATACGATCGCGCTGGGCTCCGCATATACGGCAGGTTCGATCGATCTTGCGGGCGGCAACGACGCGCTGGTGCTCGGCAATTTCGCGAATACGCTGACGGTCGCCAATGCAGAGACGGTGTTGGGCGGCACCGGTGCAGACAGCGTGACGCTGGGTTCTAGCTACCAATCCGGCCAGTTCGTCGATCTGGGAGCGGGCAACGACCGTCTGGGCCTCGGCGATGGCGGCAACACGATTACGGCCGCCAATGTCGAACGCGTGTTCGGTGGTACTGCTGCCGATACGGTTACGCTTGCGGCCGGACAGACGCTCGGCACGATCGATTTGGCTGCGGGCAACGACCGGCTCGTGCTGGCCGACGGCGCCAATTCGTTGACGGTCGCCAACGTCGAAACGATCGTCGGCGGTTCCGGTGCGGATACGATCACGCTGAATGCCGCGCAAACGGCCGGCCTGGTGGCACTGGGTGCGGGTGCTGACCGTCTCGTGCTTTCAAACAGCGACAATTCGGTCACCGCAACCGGCGTTGAGACGATCCTCGGCGGCACGGGTGCGGACCAAGTGGCGCTCGGCGAAGCGCAGGTCGGCGGTGCGATCAATCTTGGCGCCGGCAACGACCGCCTCGTTCTGGCAGCGGGTACCGACAACAGCTTCACGATGAGCAATGTCGAAACGCTCGTCGCAAATGCCGGCAACGACACGATTACTTTGGGTGCGGCTTATTCTTCCGGTTCCATCGACCTCGCGGGCGGCAACGACACGCTGGTGCTCGGCAATTTTGCGAACGCGCTGACGGTCGCCAATGCCGAGACGGTGTTGGGCGGCAGCGGTGCGGACAGCGTGACGCTGGCCGCTGGCTACCAGAACGGCCAATTCGTCGATCTTGGCATCGGCAACGACCGTCTCGCGCTTGGCGACGGCGGCAATACGGTTACGGTCGCCAATACCGAGCGCGTGTCCGGCGGCATCGCGGCCGATACTGTCACGCTCGCCGCTGCGCAGACGCTCGGCGCGATCGATCTTGGGGCGGGCAACGACCGGCTCGTGCTGGCGGCCGGCAACAACACGCTGACGGTCGCGAATGTCGAAACGCTCGTCGGCAACACGGGTGCGGACACGATCGTGCTTGGTGCGGCACAGACGGTCGGCGCCGTCGATCTTGGTGCTGGCAGCGACCGGCTGGTTTTGGCGAACGCCGACAACGCGGTGACCGCGACCGGCGTTGAGACGATCCTTGGCGGCACGGGTGCCGACCGGGTGACGCTGGGTGCAGCGCAAGTCGGCGGCGTGATCAATCTGGGTGCGGGCAACGACACGCTGATCGTCGCGTCCGGTACCGACAACAGCTTCACGCTGGTCAATGTCGAGACTCTGGTCGCCGGTTCGGGTCGCGATGCGATCACGCTTGGTGCCGCGGTCACCAGCGGCGCCATCGATCTTGCCCAAGGCGGCGACACGCTCAATCTCGGTAATTTCGCCAATACGCTGACGGTCGCCAACGTCGAGACGTTGGTCGGCGGCTCCGGCAACGACAACGTCACGCTCGCGACGAACTACAATGTCGGCGCTGTTCCGTATGCGAGCGACCCTGCGTCGGTCGCACCGATGGCCGCGTCGTCTGCGTTGTCGGTGGCGCTCGGCGCGCCCACAGTCGCGAGCATGGGGACGAGCAGCGTCTCGATGACGTTCCTCGGGGGCTCGGCCGGCTACAACAGCAGCTACGGCGTCTACACGATCGGCGCCGACGGTCTGCCGACGACCGGCAAGGTCGTGTGGGCCAATGTCAAGAACGCGAACGCGACTTCGACGCTTTCGGGCCTCGATCCCGCGACGACGGGCTTCTTCCTGATCCCCGACGGTGCGAGCCAAAACGGCAACCGCATCACAAACGGCGAGACGGTGCGCTTCGAGCGCAGTTCGCAGGGCGTGTGGACAGCGATCGACGCAGACGGCAATCGTTTCGCCGGGTCCGGCGGTGCGAACGTTATCTTCGACAAGCCCAACCTCAATCCCGGCAACCGCCGTCTTGAGTTCGACTGGAACCGTGAAACCGGCGACCAGAATTGGGAAGACATTGCGGTCGGCGGCGACGCCGACTTCAACGATGTCAACGTGACGACGAGCTGGACGTCGAACAACAACGGCACCGTCAGCATTCCGCTCACCATTGCCGCCCCGGCACCCAATGCCGACGGTTCGCCCGCCGCAATCCAGGTTGCAGGTCTGCCGACCGGTTCGGTGCTGCGCGACGCGTCGGGCAATGCGATCGCGGCCGGCGTGAACGGCGTCTATTCGCTGAATTCGGCCCAGCTCACGGGCCTCACGATCGTGACGCCGCCAGGCTACAGCGGCCAAGTCTCGGTGAACGTGACCGCCACGGTCACCAACGCTTCAGGTGCGACTTCGACGACCGTTACGGGCGTGACACTCGCCGACGTGCGCAACGATGCGCCGGCCACACCCGGCGGCAGCGTCGCGTCGACGGTCAACGCGACGATCAACGGCCAACTTTCCGCTGCGGATGCCGACGGCGACCGGCTCATCTTCTCGATCGCGCAGAATGGTGCGCCTGCGCGCGGCACGCTTACGATCAATCCGGACGGCAGCTACAGCTACGTCCCGAACAACAACTACCAGGGGACCGACAGCTTCACCTATCGTGTGTCGGATGGGCGCGGCGGCGTTTCCACCGGTACCATCGCACTCGGCATCGGCGTGGCCCCGGCCAATGGCGGGTCGGGTACCAATCCCACGAGTGCGGCCTTGGCCACGACGGTCGTCGGCAGCACCGGCAACGACACGTATTTCATGGGTACATCGCAGGTTGGCGCCACGATTGATTTGGGTGCCGGCAGCGATCGCCTGGTGCTCGGCAATTTCGCCAATACGGTGACGGCCGGCAATGTCGAGAATCTCGTCGGCGGCACGGCGGCCGACACAGTCACAGTATCGACCGCGATCGCAGGCGGCACGGTCGATCTGGGGGCAGGCAACGACCGCCTTGTCCTGTCGGCGACTGGCAACAGCGTGACGATCGCCAATGTCGAGACGCTGATCGGCGGTACCGGTGCGGATACGGTCACGTTCGCTGCGGTTCAAACGTCGGGTTCGATCGATCTGGGTGCGGGCAACGATGCCGTGCAGCTGGTCTCGGGCGCCAACAACGTCACGCTGGCGAACGTCGAAACGGTCGTCGGCAGTGCCGCGGCCGATGCGATTACGGTTACGGGTATCCAGAATTCTCAGCTCGATGGCGGGGCCGGCAACGACACGCTGGTGGCCGGCAGCGGCAACGACACGCTGGTCGGCGGTAGCGGTAGTGATCTCATGACCGGCGGTTCGGGCAACGACATGTTCGTCGTGCGTGCCGGTGCCGATACGATTTCCGACTTCGTCTCTGGCAGCGACCGCATCGATCTGCGCGCTTTCTGGACCGTGAACTCGCTGGCCGATCTGGCAGCGCGCGCGACGGTCGTCGGCAACGACACGGTCATCGATTTCGGCGGCGGCAATACGCTGACTTTGGCAGGTATTACGGCGCCGTTGTCGGCCACCGACGTGCTGCTCAGCGACGGGATATCGATCGAAGGCGGTCTCGGCAACGATCGCCTCGTGCTCGCCAACGGCGGCAATACGCTGACGGTGCTCAATTTCGAAACAATTGTCGGCGGCACGGGCAGCGACGACATCACGCTTGGCGCTGCCGGTGCGCGCCTGGTCGATCTCGGAGACGGCAGCGACCGTCTTGTGTTGGGCAACACCATTGCGACGACCGTCACGATCGCGAATGTCGAGACCGTAACGGGCTCGGTCGCGAGCGATCGCATCGTTCTGGCCGGAACTGCCGGCAACAATATCTCGGTCCTCGGCGATGCGGGTACGCTCGTCGGCTCGACCGGTGCCGATACGGTGGCTTTGGGCAATGCCCGCACCGGCGGTGTCGTCGATCTCGGTTTGGGCGGCGACAGGCTGGTTCTGGCCGAGGGCGGCAA
Above is a genomic segment from Magnetospirillum sp. containing:
- a CDS encoding N-acetylmuramic acid 6-phosphate etherase, producing MTTENADKRFVDLDARPLADALAAMWQGQVRAVAAIRPALPAIAAAVEAAAKALGTRGRLVYVGAGTSGRVAVQDGSELPPTFDWPERRVVFAMAGGPRAFLRSVEGAEDDAEAGAKAMRRLRVKAGDVVIGVAASGTTPFTVSALRAARRQKAVTIALASNPKTPLLSAAAFPILVETGSEAIAGSTRMKAGTAQKIVLNLLSTGIMLRLGRVYRGLMVNMRPTNAKLRRRAEAMVAKLGHCTVQEAASALDAAKGEIKLAVLLRAGLGLAKARALLKRHDGRLRAALAEIETDR
- a CDS encoding SIS domain-containing protein → MSAMADEIAECARVVRGIRLRGAEIAAVAVRLDLGSAKLALVCGRGSSGHAGVHLRYLIETRLGLPVSSVAPSVFSAFKGDMRLDRVPFFVISQSGRSPDLVVATQKARACGARTVAIVNDVHSPVAEAAEFVLPLEAGSEISVAATKSVVGSMALGAGLVAALAQDAVLDQALDRLPDRLESALSLDWQKLLAPLGEAQCAFAIARGFGLGAAREIALKLAETLRLPAFAYSAAEFLHGPRASLGARMPVIVLRLGDETAESVDATVRTLRAAGQAVFVCGGDGDLAWIADDHPAIDSIAMLVPAYRLIEQATRRAGFDPDNPPHLKKITETL
- a CDS encoding GntR family transcriptional regulator, with protein sequence MSAALGEIRLDPKSPTPLYLQLAESIRNLIAEGRIRTGDALPSERELSQTSGISRVTVRKAIDALFREGLLSRRHGSGTYIAPRIEQPAALLAGFSADMASRGMKPGSQLIEHLVGAPTPEEALALGLGIGATVRRLARVRTADGEPLAIERAAIPTSFLPHYAPQDSSLYVALEQRGYRPVRGLQRLQASLASPSEAALLGIPTGAAILRIERRSFLANGTPVEFTRSAYRGDRYDFIADVSELKRESKV